The sequence below is a genomic window from Polyangiaceae bacterium.
GGCGGGAGCGGTGGTGCAGGCGGCGATGCCGGCGCAGGCGGCTCCGCTGCGAGTGGCGGCTCTGCGGGCAACGCTGGCTCAGCCGGGAATGGAGGCTCTGGTGGTGGCGCGTGCAACGTCCCGAGTGGCTCCGTGTGTAACGTCGGAGATAACTGCGGGTGCTCCTCGGGGCAGACTTGTGATCTGAGCGCCAGTGCCGCTCCAGAATGTCGTGCGCCTGGCAGCGCTGGTCCACTAGCTGACTGCGCGGTTGACCCGTCTGTGTGTGGTGCTGGCTACGGCTGCGTAGATAGCCTGTGCAAGCAGTGGTGCAGCACCGGCGGGAGCGAGTGCGGCAGCAAGCCGTGCATGGGGGTCACGAGCAATGGCGCTCCGGTCGCTGGTGTCGGAGTGTGCGCCGAGCAGTGTTCTCCCACGTCCCCTGCGCCGGCTTGTGGTGCTGGTCTCGGCTGTGAACCAACGACGGGCGGCGCCGCTACCACTTGTGTGCCAGGGGGAACTTCCACCACTTCGTGTTTCTTTGGGGAAGCGTGTGCGCCTGGCTATCACTGCGACGGCTCGAACTGTCAACGCTGGTGTCGCGTGGGCATGGGAGATTGCGCTACTTGCACCACGTTCGCTGACTCTCCCACCGTGAATGGTGTGACCTACGGCGTGTGCGGCTGACCGCACGCGCGACGTCGACGACTGCCGCTACAGGGATCCGTGCACTAGCATCAGCCACGCTGCGCCGACCAGCGCAGTTGTCACGGCAATCGGAAAGCCAACACGTAGATACGCGAAGAAGCGCATCCCGCCGACGTCCCGCGCCGCTTCAGCAACGATCAAGTTCGCGACGGAGCCGATAAGCGTAAGGTTGCCCGCGAACGTCGATGCCATTGCCAAGAGTTCCCAACCCAAGCTCGGTTCTTGGAAGCGCGCGATTTGATCTTTCACGAGCAAGATGAACGGCACGTTCGAGACCACGTTGGATCCGAGCAAGAACAGCGTTGTGAGCTTGAGACCGCTGGTTGTGGACGCCGAATCAAGGGTAAGGGGCAACTGTTCAAAGAACCAAGCGGGTGCCCCGCTTCGCGCGAGCCCCTCAACGACCACAAAGAGCCCTGTGAAGAACAACAAGAGCGCCCAGTCGATGCGCGGCCAAAGTTCTCGCGCGTCGACTCGCTGAACCAGCAGCAGCACCACGAAGCCAGCCGCCGCCGTCCAAGCGAGGTGAGCGCCGAGCGCATAGGCCACCGCAGTGCTCATGATGACCCCGAGGGTCAGCTTGGTACGGAATGAAATCGGCTCGCTACGGAGTTCCTCCACCTTTAGATGCGACTCTTGAATTGCTCGGTGGAAAAACAGTAGGAGTATGCCGTGGTTCAGGGCGAGGCCGAAGAGAGCCACGGGGCCGAGCAACATCAGGTGGCTGCGATAGCTGAGACCACCCAACAGGCCGCACAGCATGTTTTGGGGATTACCCACCAGAGTGGCCACGCTGCCGGTGTTAGCCGCTGTTGCGAGCGCGAGCAGATAGGGCAGGGGAGGCAGCGAGTGTCTGCGCACCAGGCGAACCACGCTCGGAGCGGCCAGCACGCACACCGCGTCGTTGGTGATCAGCGCCGAGAGTAGGCCGGCTCCCCAGACGATGACTCCGAGCAGACCGACTGGCGTGCGGGCCCAGCGAGTCACTCGCACCTCGAGCTGTTCCAGGAACTCGCCTCGCGCCAGGAAGGCGCCCATGCCCATCACACCAAACAGCAAGAGCAGCGTGTCCCCGTCGACGGCCCCGAGCGCATCTTCCGGTGTGAGCACACCCAGGGCCACGCAGGCTACGGCGCCAAACAGCGCGCCCGCCGGTCGATCCAGGCCAAGCGCCCTCACTCGACCCGCTGAGATCAAGAGGTAGGTGATCGCGAAGATCAGAATGCCCCAGGTGTTCATCGACTCTCGTTCTTCTAATCGAGCGCGGAAAGCTGGCGTCGGGGGATGTTGTCACTACCGGACGATTTCCTGCGTCCTTTGCCCCCCCCTGGCGTCTTGGGGAGCAAGGAGGCCGATAGATGACCGTAGAAACCCAAGATCGAGTTCGACAAGTCGTCCGTGAGCAGTACGGGAACGTAGCCAAGGGCACCACACAGAGCTGCGCCCCAGGGTGTTGTGCCGTGGCGCCGAGCGCGAGCCTGGCGCTTGGCTATTCCGAGGCTGACCTTGCCGCGGTACCCGAAGGCTCCAACCTGGGGCTGGGGTGTGGGAACCCTCAGACCCTTGCATCTCTCCGCGCAGGCGAGACGGTGCTCGACCTCGGGTCAGGCGCAGGCTTCGATTGTTTCCTTGCGGCAAATCAAGTTGGCGCTACGGGGAAGGTGATTGGCGTCGACATGACGGCGGAGATGGTCTCGAAGGCGCGAGAGAACGCCGCTCGTTTGGAGCAACGGAACGTGGAGTTCAGGCTAGGAGAGATCGAACACCTGCCGCTCGAGGACCGGAGCGTCGACGTCATCCTCTCGAACTGCGTGATCAATCTCAGCCCTGACAAGCCCGCGGTCTTCCGAGAAGCATTCCGCGTGCTGCGTTCAGGGGGGAGACTCGCCATCTCTGACGTGGTGCGCCTCGGTGAGTTGCCGGAGGCTCTTGCGCAGGATGTCAGCGCGCTCACCGGATGTGTGGCGGGCGCGGCATCTGTCCAGGATCTGGAACGGTTTCTCACGGAAGTGGGGTTCGAGGGGGTGAGGGTCGAGGTGAATCAAGCAAGCAAAGAGTTCATCCGCGACTGGATGCCGGGTTCAGGGGTCGAAGAATTCGTGGCTTCTGCGAGCATTCAGGCGACCAAGCCTGGCGAAGCGAAGTGTTGCGAGCCAAGCTGCTGTGGAGGAACCAAGGCGTGATCGAATCGGCGATGCAGGGCGCGTGGGATGAACTGACGACGCGCCTGCGTCCCTTCATCGCGCGCCGCGTCGCCCCCAGTGACGCGGACGATGTTTTGCAGGACGTTCTGCTCCGGATGCAGCGCGCGCTACCCGAGCTACGTGACGACGAACGCTTCGGTCCTTGGGCGTATC
It includes:
- a CDS encoding arsenite methyltransferase; its protein translation is MTVETQDRVRQVVREQYGNVAKGTTQSCAPGCCAVAPSASLALGYSEADLAAVPEGSNLGLGCGNPQTLASLRAGETVLDLGSGAGFDCFLAANQVGATGKVIGVDMTAEMVSKARENAARLEQRNVEFRLGEIEHLPLEDRSVDVILSNCVINLSPDKPAVFREAFRVLRSGGRLAISDVVRLGELPEALAQDVSALTGCVAGAASVQDLERFLTEVGFEGVRVEVNQASKEFIRDWMPGSGVEEFVASASIQATKPGEAKCCEPSCCGGTKA